AGTGGAGGAAGAAAAAAGTAGGAGGAGAAAGTGAAGACAGTAGAGTtgtgaaggaagaagaggaggcgggAGGTGTACTCGAGAGATAAGAAATATTGAACGATAGCGGCAGGAAGGTAGGCAGCATCGAATGATAGTGGCTCGGGAGCGATTCCATGCTTCTCGCATACGGAGAACTATAATTTTTCTAATGGGTTGGACCAAGCCATCCGAAATAGGAGGTCCGATCCAGACCTAGATGGGTACCTACCGTCTATTTAGCACTTATATGAGTAAAAATAGAGAACCATGATTCATATTATTTTCCCAGTGTAACTTAAAACTAACCATGGTTCATATTATTATCCTTTGCATTATGTTTTGACTTGCCAGCACACTGCTTTGGTATCATCTATTGTTGTCTGAGCACCGACAACAAATTTTTTGCACGTAGTAATAGCCAAAACGTTTTTAAGGTTGTACAGAATTTTTAATAGATTTGTTCGTCATAAAATATAGCAATCGATAGCAACTCCGAATGTTAGAGAAAGACCTTACGCTATAGATCGAGTTGTCTTCTGTAATCAATGATCTGTTCAAGCAGCTTGCCTTTTTATATCATGAGCTCTTCTGTTACATTCCTGTTACTGCTTTGAGCTTTTACAGCTACTCGATCTTTCAAACTCGTTCACTTTTTGTTTAATTCTTTAGTTTGCTTCACTATTGGTTTAGGAACTTGGCAGATCTATTTTCGGATGTTTAATATCTTACATTGTTTCTTTACGTAGAACAGAAGCCTCTAAACCAAAGGATCATTGTCAATGGTAAGCACCATTCTTCTCGGGTTTTCATTAGTTTGTATTTCATTCTTTCTACATCAAACTCAATTTCTGTCAATGGCGTGAGTCATGATGTTATCTCGATTGGGCCACCGAGTTATCGTGCAGGTTTGGACCGAATCCagttagaaagagagagagagagatgattttatgaagccTCGGGATGACATagaatgtgaatatatatatacctcccacttctctctctctctctctctctctctctctctctgtgttggaTCTGTTGGCCAGCAGCTTACTGAGGCCCAAATGCGAGGGCTCTATAAGCCTCCATGCAAATGATACACACGTAAAGCATCCGGCCGTGGCCGATTGGAGGTTCCTATTCTCTATAATGGCGTGGATGAATAATGCAATGCCGCCTTGGCGACCATTAGAACAGATAATATATTTACCCTGGCTGACTTCAAAGCTCGGGCCTTATCTTTATCGGAATGGGAGCAACTTAGAAGGATCAGAGATAGATAGATGTGTGCAGTTTCTTGCCCATAGTCGGTCTAATATTTAAGAAACTGATCATTTAATTATAGACGCCTTTAGAAGTCGATGGTCGGAGCGGGTTCAATTATTGGAGGACTATCATTGTGGATGGTGGTTCATCCTACATTTTGGCTTCTTGAACGAATTCCCTGTTTCTTTAATACGCCGTCTACTTGCTGGATATCTAATTAATGCCTGTTTGCCTTCTCGTTTCAGATTCTTTCTGTCCTCTTTCTGCTACAGACATGCTGGTGATGGCTGTCGCACCCATTTCTGCATGAGTTTGCTAATAGGTTTTAGCCGGAATGAATATTCATGCGCATGGAATGATTGCGAGCTCAAAAGGTGGACAGCCATTTGTCTTCTATAATTCGAGCGAGGTCTCCGATGAGTTGCGATGGCTACAGATTCGATTCCCAGCGCTTCGGTTCGAGGAGTCGATACCAAGCTTTCCGCGAAGGGAAAGGAGCAGCAGCGTATTCTGCAGCGCGAGGTGCGGAAAACATGGCGTGTCACCAACTTCAGCCCCTCGAGCTTGACGAGCAAAGACGGGGGGAAGCCCACGGCGTCTGTGTGCGTCCCGTAATGCATTCATAAGTGTTCATATTATTTTTCATGtaaggaaaaaaaatctaaaatgtgtTTTCTTGGTCAAAGTAAACTCTGCCTTTCGGAGACGGTATAATAGACGATAAGTTAGAGAACTCGCTGGCAATTATTTATTGGACGGAAGGCTGTCTGTCTCTCATCGATGCGAAATCGCAGACTCTATATTTCCGAAGGGCCAAATAGCGATACAAGGACTGGTGTGGAGACGGTGCCAGAATCCTACCATTATTTGCCCCCTCTCTCCCTCCTCTCTCCTTCTGTGTGCGGGCGCAGAAAATCCACAAGGACAAGATCTTCGAGGAGGTACCATGGATGAACTCGAGAGTCGGACATAATTGCCAGTCACCGGAGCGGAAAAAGAGAACCACACAGCGGCCGTGGTCCATCGGACGAGTCAGCTTCAGCTATATGAAAGCAGTACCACCATCCTGAGGCCATTTTGGAAGGGGAACTAACTCTCTTCTGTTTCTCCGCCTCCCTGCCTGGAAGAGCTCCTCTTATTTTCGAGTGCACGGTAACTTTGCTTCTGTTCAGATTTCTTCTCTCGGAGCCAGCTGCAATTTTCTGTTCCTGAAGCTGTGATCATCTTTTCTCCCGGTGGTGGTCGCTGCAGAAGCGCCGAGCAAGCTTGAGAGATCAGTATACGAAGCAGCTTTGAAGGTTCGGAATGGtgcaagagggagaagaagaaactCGGATGGCAAATCATAGAGTCGGTGAAACTGGCCTTTCTGATTCTGGACCTTCAACTCGATCAGTCGCTGATGGAATTCATGGCACCACTCCTCAAGCTGCGACTAATTTCTTGTACTGTTCctaaatttttcttcttgaagtctttgctccttctcctcatcatcatcttcttcttcttcgaggcTTATTTTAATGATTTATGCTTATAGTTTCCGGCTGGATCTCATCCTTTGCCCCAATATCTTGCAAGCTTTACACATCGTCGCAGAGTTATCATATTTGCTTTGCTAATCGACCGCCTTTAATTGGAATAGCACCACCTTTTCCAAGCACCTATTTCCCAAGTGGGctctttattatgttatatcccaTTCTTATTGTGCTACACCTCTGCACACCAATTTCACAAAGCTTTGGCCTGATCCATACATGTACGCTTCTCAGTTCCTCGTATCTCTACCTCCTCTTTCCTCCGCTCACTGTTTCCTCTTCCCCGTCTGCATAAAAAGTAGCAGCAGTTTCAGTTTGCTTTTCTTCCTGTTCTAAATCGTAATCGATGAGTTAGATGGACTTGTGTTGCCCGAACAGTGATCAGGAAGGAGCTGCCTACTTTGGGGAGTTGGAAAAGGCTCTCATGCAGGGAGTAGACGGCATAAGAGAAACCGAAGAAGACACAAAGGGTGGGccttcttctctctttcctttCTCGTTTGGTTCTCTCCCAACTCTAACCACATCAACCACAGACACGTCTTGGTTGAAGCGTTCTATAACTCTTTGCATTTGCTACCTCTTCAAGAACTAATACCTGCTCCTCTATTTTCTCCTCATACTTGGAGCTTTCTTTAATCTGCCGCATCTCCCGTTCCTGCAGCCTTTTTCGCAACCAGGCCAGCGACACTTGAGATCTTCCCATCATGGCCAATGAGATCCCAGCAAACTCCCAGAGTAAGGTCTTGCCTTCTTGACTTGGGTTTACGGTGTAGAAATACCTTTAAGATAGACCAGAAGAAGAAGGAGCTGGTTGACTGCTCCGTTTAGGCTTTATGGCTCCTGCTTTGTACCCACCAGGGGAAGACACGATCGGCAAACAGCACCGATCTAGGCTCGGCTCAAGACACCACCACATCTCATCTAGGATCAGACTCTACAGCAAGCAGAAGGGCTTCTTCGGACCAGTCTGCTGACCAGGAGCAggcgatgatgacgatgatgatcgcAGGCGACGGCTCCATCACAGGAACGACACCAACTTCTCAACTCGCATCCCAAGAGAAGGTACCGTTTGATTGCTTTATTAAGCAGTAGCAGTAGCTCGATTCCCGAGATAAGAAACGAACAACCTGGGCCTTTCACCTCCTCAACTGCATCGACTCTAGGTTCTTGCTGAAGCCTCAGATCATTGCATCCGGATGCTTGACCGACGACCATCCTATAACAACAGCATAATGTCAAAACGGATCCCAGCAAGACCTACCAAGCTTGACTTTTTTCACCTTCATAAACTCAGGTCTTCATCCGTTTTTCTCACGGATCATGCGGTTTGAGTTCTGACATGACCTGGCCCATCACCTATACTTCTAGCGTTTGCATCTTTATCAGCTCCAATCATAgaattattatatatgtatatatatatatatgtatttgcctTTTGAACTTGCACAATGATAAGTATGCTGGTCTCTGTTGTTATCTTATCTTCGCTGCTCTTTTGACTTCAAGCCAAACTACGAattttatattgcatgttgcagAGAAAGATGACTGGTTCAGCTGCAGGAAAAGATGGAAAGAAACTTGATGCtaaggttctctctctctctctctctctttctctctcgcgTATGCGTGCCTGCGCTGATCATGATAACCTGGATTCATGTTCTTAAGAGTGCCAAACATGGAGTGGTTCCTTTAAAGATCATCAATCGAAGTAAAATAACCCTGCAAAGGAAAGAAGCTGTTCATATGTTTTCTTtctcaaaaagaagaaagaaacactGTTACAAAAAAGCTGACTTAAATATATCTGAACTCGGAGATTTaagtgcttttcttttctttagagGAATTCGTTTATTAATGATCGACTTGCATATCAGACGTTAAGACGCCTAGCTCAAAATCGAGAGGCAGCAAGAAAGAGCCGGCTGAGGAAAAAGGTGCACTCAAATCTCAAATCTCCCATAGGCGACAATGCCATATGTGTGTATTGTATCGATCTGATGCACCAAACTGCCCTGAATAAAACAGGCTTACGTGCAACAATTAGAGTCCAGTAGAATTAGACTTCAGCAGTTAGAGCACGATCTCCAGCGAGCAAGATCACAGGTTCAATTTTACTCTGATGATTAAAACTTTTAATTGATTCTTCTCTCCTTTGTTTTCCCTTTGTTATTATCTGCCTTtttcagacagtgattccattaTGTTGTTTGTTCGGTGTCAGGGTCTCTTCTTAGGAGTGGCAGGCAGCGCAAATGGAGCTGTCACTTCAG
This Musa acuminata AAA Group cultivar baxijiao chromosome BXJ1-2, Cavendish_Baxijiao_AAA, whole genome shotgun sequence DNA region includes the following protein-coding sequences:
- the LOC135582711 gene encoding transcription factor TGAL5-like isoform X1, encoding MVQEGEEETRMANHRVGETGLSDSGPSTRSVADGIHGTTPQAATNFFDQEGAAYFGELEKALMQGVDGIRETEEDTKAFFATRPATLEIFPSWPMRSQQTPRGKTRSANSTDLGSAQDTTTSHLGSDSTASRRASSDQSADQEQAMMTMMIAGDGSITGTTPTSQLASQEKRKMTGSAAGKDGKKLDAKTLRRLAQNREAARKSRLRKKAYVQQLESSRIRLQQLEHDLQRARSQGLFLGVAGSANGAVTSGAAMFDVEYARWLDENCKHMSDLRGAMQAHLPDGNLGVIVDQCIANYDDLFRLKEIVAKSDVFHLLNGTWMTPAERCFLWMGGFRPSELLEILMPHLDPLTEQQLLVIGNLRLSSQQAEEALSQGLEQLHRSLSDTVTGDSLSDGVDVGNYMGHMALALGKLANLEGFVRQADNLRQQTLHQLRRNLTIKQAARCFLAIGEYYTRLRALSSLWASRPRQSLIVHDSVVSSATDLQIVHQPLQNHFTSF